The following nucleotide sequence is from Nitratidesulfovibrio termitidis HI1.
GCGGGCTGGGGGCACCCGGACGCCCTGGCGTCCGGCAAGACGGAGGTCCGCGCAGCGGGTTCCGTGCCGTAGCGCGCGCCTGGCGTGCGCCCCAACCTTCCGTTCCCGCCCCGGCCCGCATCCACGCCGCTCGGATTCGTTCCCCGGCATACCTCAAGGACGGGCGCATGCTTTCCACCCTTTCGTTCCGCACCAAGCTCATCGCGGGTTCGCTGGCCATGGTGCTGGTGACCATGACGGCCATGCTGGTCACCAGCCTGGTGGACGCCCGGCGCGGCTATCTTGCGCAGGGGCGCGCATCGTTGCGCAACGTCTCGCAGATACTCATGGAATCCGCCAGGTTCCAGGATACGCTGAACCGCAACAAGATCGGTTCCGACCTCAAGCTGATGCAGTTGCAGTTCGGCCTGGCCGGGTTTCCCATCCCCGAGATTTTCATGGAGGTGGAGGCGGAACTGCGCGATGCTGACACCGGCCAGACGACCAGGGCGATTCTGCCCGGCTTCAAGCTGGGGTCCACCTACCTGCATGAGAGCACGGACCTCGTGGACCGCATCCGCGACCTGGCCGGGGTGGGAGCCTCAGTACTGCAACTGCATGAAGGGCGGCTGGTGCGCGTCAGTTCCAGCGTGGCCGATCCTTCCGGCAGCGCCCGCTGGACATATCTGGCGAAGGAGCATCCCGTGACGGCGGCGGTGCTGGCAGGCAATGGCTACACCGGGATTCTCAAGATGGGCGGCCAGTGGAACCTGGCCGCCTACGCCCCGGTAAAGGGCATGGACGGCAGCGAGGTGCTGGGCGCGGTGGAGGTGGCCCGCCCCCTGCTGACGCCGGAATTCGCCGCCGCCGTGGTGCGCCACAACGTGGGCGGCAAGGGGTATTCCTTTGCCTTTGACGGGGCGGGTACCATCCTTATTCATCCTGACCCGGCCATGGTGGGCCGCAACGTTTTCGACCTGCCGTGGGGCGCCGCCCTGAAGCCGGGCGCCGTCCCGCAGGAGCAGGGCCCCGCATCTGCCCGCATGGGCAAGGGCGATTCCCGCGCGCTCATCTATACGGATGGCGGCGAGGAGTACGAAGCCTGCGTGGACCGCTATGCCCCCTGGGACGTCACCTTCGTCACCACCGTCAGCCGCGCGGAACTCATGGACGGCGTGGGCGAGCGACTGTGGCGCGGTGCGGGCATCGCCGCCGCCGTGGCCCTGCCCGTGGCCGCGCTGGTCATCTGGCTGATGGTGCGCCAACTGATGGTGCCCATGCAGCGGCTGGCCACCCTTGCCCAGCAGGTGGCGCGCGGCAACTTCGACTATACCTTTCACTACGCGGCGGACGATACCATTGGGGCCACGGTGCGCGCGGTGCAGGCCATGGTGGGCGAACTGCGCATGCGCCTGGGCTTCAGCCAGGGGGTGCTGGACGGGGTTGTGGTGCCCTGCGTGGTGGTGGACCTGGCCAACAACATCACCCACGTCAATGCAGAGGCCCTGAATGTGCTGCGGCGCGCGGGCGCCCCGGCGGAATGGCTGGGCCGCCAACTGGGCGAACTGGTCTACGGCAGCACCGCCGATGCCGCCCGCCCGGTGCTGACCCGGCGCAGCATGGAACGGCGCGACCGTGTGGCGGAAGACGTGGTGCTGGACCCGCAGGCCGACGGGCGCGAGGTGGTGCTGCACATGGTGGCCACTCCCATCTACGACCTGGATGGCGAACTGATGGGTGCCATCTCGTTGTGGGTGGACCTGACGCACGAGCGCGCCCAGCATGCCCGGCTGGATGCCCAGAACGCCGTCATTGCCGCCACCGCGCGCGAGGCGGAGGATATCGCCCGCCGGGTTGCCTCGTCGTCCCATGAACTGGCCGAGCAGGTGGCCCACTCCAGCGACGGGGCGGCCCGCCAACTGGCCCGCGTGGAAGAGGTGACCGCCGCCATGGACCGCATGAACGAGACCGTGGCCGAGGTGGGCCGCCGCGCCGCGCTGGCCGTGGACATGGCCGGGTCCACCATGCAGGTGGCCGAGGATGGCCGCGACGTGGTGCGCGCCTCCATGGACGTGATGCACAAGGTGCACGGACAGGTGGAGCGGTTGCAGGAAAACGTGGCGGAACTGGGGCGCGAGGCGGAAGGCATAGGCCAGATCATGGGCGTCATCAGCGACATTGCCGACCAGACCAACCTGCTGGCGCTGAACGCGGCCATCGAGGCGGCGCGCGCCGGTGAGGCCGGGCGCGGCTTTGCCGTGGTGGCCGACGAGGTGCGCAAGCTGGCGGAAAAGACCATGAACGCCACCAGCCAGGTGGGCGAGCGCATCCGGGCCATCCAGCGGGCCACGCGCGGCTTCGTGGACAGCACCGCCACGGTGGCCGGGGCCGTGCGCGAAAGCGATGCGCTGGCCACACGCTCTGGCGGGGCGCTGGACGACATCCTGGCGCGCATTGGCGATTCCGGCGGCGAGGTGCGGGCCATTGCGGACATGGCAGAGGCGCAGACGCGCGGTGGCGCGGACGTGGGCCGCGCCGTGGCCGAAGTGGATGCCATCGCCCGCGAAACCGCCCAGGGCATGGCGGAATCGGCCGATGCCGTGGCCGGGCTGTCACGCCTGGCCGGGGAACTGCAGCACGTCATGGACGGCATGGCCTGTGATGGTAGTGGCGCAACCCACTGCGATGACAGTGAATCACAGGCGTGACACGGTGCGGGCGCGGCGTGCGGCACGGGAAAATCACGCGACACAGGATTGTAACGGTCGTCACAACAGGCCGTAACTTGCGCTGGATACTTCTTGTGGCGCGTTGACGCTGAATCGCACACAATTACCCCCAACAGGGAACCGTCAGGGAGGTTTGCAATGAAGTCGTTCAAGAAAGTGGCGCTTGCCGCCGCGCTTGTGCTTTCGCTGGCCGGTGTGGCCGAAGCCCGCGACCAGATCCGCATCGTGGGCTCCAGCACCGTGTATCCCTTCTCCAGCGCCGTGGCCGAAGAATTCGGCGCCACCAACAAGCAGTTCAAGTCGCCCGTGGTCGAATCCACCGGTTCCGGCGGCGGTCACAAGCTGTTCTACGCGGGCGTCGGCCCCGACACCCCGGACGTCACCAACTCTTCCCGCCGCATGAAGGTGGAGGAATTCGAGACCAACGCCAAGAACGGCGTCACCGACATCACCGAAGCCAAGATCGGCTTTGACGGCATCGTCATCGCCCAGAACATCGGCAACGCCGACATGAACCTGTCCCTGAAGGACCTGGCCCTGGCCGTGCTGGAAGAAGTGCCCGTGGACGGCAAGCTGGCGCCCAACCCCTACAAGACCTGGAAGCAGCTGAACCCGGCCCTGCCCGATCGCAAGATCGTCATCTACGGCCCGCCCGCCACTTCCGGCACCCGCGACGCCTTCATCGAAATGGTGGTCGAAAAGTTCACCGGCAAGGACGAGACCTTCAAGGCCGTGCTTGGCAAGGACGCCACCCAGTACAAGAAGATTCGCCAGGACGGCCCCTACGTGCCCGCCGGTGAAAACGACAACCTCATCGTGCAGAAGCTGACCAAGGACACGGAAGCCGTGGGCATCTTCGGCTACAGCTTCCTGGCCGAGAACAAGGACCGCATCAAGGGCTGCACCGTGGAAGGCAACGCCCCCACCTTCGACAACATCTCTTCGGCCAAGTACCCCATCTCGCGCGCGCTGTACTTCTACGTGAAGGACGCCCACGTGGGTAAGATCGCCGGTCTGAAGGAATACGTGGACCTGTTCATGTCCGAAAAGATGATCGGCGACGCCGGTTACCTGAAGACCATCGGTCTCATCCCGCTGCCCGCCGCCGAACGCGAAAAGGTGCGCAAGGACGTGACCAGCCTCAAGAAGCTGACCGCCGCCGACCTGAAGTAGCAACAAGCCGCACGTGCCGGGGAAGGACATCTCCTTCCCCGGCCTTCACCATTTCCGGGGGGTGCGCGCCCTCCGGCCAACGGGAACGCACATGACCATGGGAAGCGCGTTGCAGATGGCCCTGATGGCCATATTGCCGCTTTCGGTGCTGGCGTACATGGCAGCCCGCCGCAGGGCGGGGGCCGATAATGCGCGGGGCACGGAATTTCATTCGCCGCTCGTGTACTACGGGTGGTATTCGTGCCTGTGGGTGGCCCTGCCGTCCATGGGGCTGTTCGTGCTGGCGGGGCTGCTGCACCTGCTGCACATCGCCACCGTGCCCGGGCCGGTGCTGGCGGGCGGGGGCGTGGCCCTGGCCGCGTTCGGCCTGGTGTGGTCGCAGCGGGCCATCGGGCGAGACTTCCGCGCCATCCACAGCGTGGAGGGCGCGGTGCGCTGGGCGCTCATCGGGGCCTCGTGCCTTTCCATCCTCATCACCATAGGCATCGTTGTCTCGGTGGTGTTCGAGGCCATGCAGTTCTTCCGCCTGGTGAACCTGTGGGACTTCCTGACCGGCACCAAGTGGAGCCCGGAAACGGCCTTTCTGATTTCCACGGGCCGGGCCGACGGCAACGTGGCCACGCCGGAATTCGGATCGTTGCCGCTGTTCGCGGGCACCTTCTACATCACCGCCGTGGCCATGCTGGTGGCCGTACCCATGGGGCTGTTCGCCGCGGTGTACATGGCGGAATACGCCAGCCAGCGGGTGCGGCGCATCGCCAAGCCCGCGCTGGAAATCCTGGCGGGCATCCCCACCGTGGTCTACGGGTTCTTCGCCGCCATCACGGTCAGCCCGCTCATCGTGCACCTGGCCGAGTCCATGGGGCTGGAGGCGGAATACACCAACGCCCTGGCGCCGGGACTGGTCATGGGGGTGATGATCATTCCGCTGGTCTCCTCGCTGTCGGACGACGTGATCAACGCCGTGCCCCAGGCCATGCGCGAAGGTTCGTACGCGCTGGGCGCCACCACGTCCGAAACCATCCGCAAGGTGGTGCTGCCCGCCGCCCTGCCGGGTGTGGTTTCCGCCGTGCTGCTGGCCGTGTCTCGCGCGGTGGGCGAAACCATGATCGTGGTCATGGCCGCCGGGCTCATGCCCAACCTGACGTGGAACCCGTTGAAGAGCATGACCACGGTCACCGTGAGCATCGTGGATTCGCTGACCGGCGACCAGGCCTTCGACAGCCCGCAGACCCTTTCGGCCTTCGGGCTGGGGCTGGTGCTGCTGGTGCTGACGCTGGTGCTCAACGTGGTGTCGCTGGTGGTCATCCGCAAGTTCCGCGAACAGTACGAGTAGGGGGGCAGCATGGCATCATTGTTCGGCATCGACGAAAAGAAACTGCTGCGCAGGCGGCGCGCGGCCGAAAGGCGCTTTCGCCTGTGCGCCATTTCCGCGCTGTTCCTGGCCGGGGCGTTCCTGGTGTTCTTCCTGTTCGACATCACCATGAAGGGGTACCCCGCCTTCCAGCAGGCGGAACTGCTGGTGACCGTGAACTACACGGCCGAGGCGCACGACAACCCCTACGCCGCCATGGATCCGGACACGGTGCAGATTGTCTCGCGCAGCTTCACCCGGCTCATCCCGTCCATGATGGCCGAGAACAGCCGGCTCATCGGCACCTCGCAGGAACTGTGGGTGCTGGCCAGCGC
It contains:
- the pstC gene encoding phosphate ABC transporter permease subunit PstC; its protein translation is MTMGSALQMALMAILPLSVLAYMAARRRAGADNARGTEFHSPLVYYGWYSCLWVALPSMGLFVLAGLLHLLHIATVPGPVLAGGGVALAAFGLVWSQRAIGRDFRAIHSVEGAVRWALIGASCLSILITIGIVVSVVFEAMQFFRLVNLWDFLTGTKWSPETAFLISTGRADGNVATPEFGSLPLFAGTFYITAVAMLVAVPMGLFAAVYMAEYASQRVRRIAKPALEILAGIPTVVYGFFAAITVSPLIVHLAESMGLEAEYTNALAPGLVMGVMIIPLVSSLSDDVINAVPQAMREGSYALGATTSETIRKVVLPAALPGVVSAVLLAVSRAVGETMIVVMAAGLMPNLTWNPLKSMTTVTVSIVDSLTGDQAFDSPQTLSAFGLGLVLLVLTLVLNVVSLVVIRKFREQYE
- a CDS encoding methyl-accepting chemotaxis protein; protein product: MLSTLSFRTKLIAGSLAMVLVTMTAMLVTSLVDARRGYLAQGRASLRNVSQILMESARFQDTLNRNKIGSDLKLMQLQFGLAGFPIPEIFMEVEAELRDADTGQTTRAILPGFKLGSTYLHESTDLVDRIRDLAGVGASVLQLHEGRLVRVSSSVADPSGSARWTYLAKEHPVTAAVLAGNGYTGILKMGGQWNLAAYAPVKGMDGSEVLGAVEVARPLLTPEFAAAVVRHNVGGKGYSFAFDGAGTILIHPDPAMVGRNVFDLPWGAALKPGAVPQEQGPASARMGKGDSRALIYTDGGEEYEACVDRYAPWDVTFVTTVSRAELMDGVGERLWRGAGIAAAVALPVAALVIWLMVRQLMVPMQRLATLAQQVARGNFDYTFHYAADDTIGATVRAVQAMVGELRMRLGFSQGVLDGVVVPCVVVDLANNITHVNAEALNVLRRAGAPAEWLGRQLGELVYGSTADAARPVLTRRSMERRDRVAEDVVLDPQADGREVVLHMVATPIYDLDGELMGAISLWVDLTHERAQHARLDAQNAVIAATAREAEDIARRVASSSHELAEQVAHSSDGAARQLARVEEVTAAMDRMNETVAEVGRRAALAVDMAGSTMQVAEDGRDVVRASMDVMHKVHGQVERLQENVAELGREAEGIGQIMGVISDIADQTNLLALNAAIEAARAGEAGRGFAVVADEVRKLAEKTMNATSQVGERIRAIQRATRGFVDSTATVAGAVRESDALATRSGGALDDILARIGDSGGEVRAIADMAEAQTRGGADVGRAVAEVDAIARETAQGMAESADAVAGLSRLAGELQHVMDGMACDGSGATHCDDSESQA
- a CDS encoding PstS family phosphate ABC transporter substrate-binding protein — protein: MKSFKKVALAAALVLSLAGVAEARDQIRIVGSSTVYPFSSAVAEEFGATNKQFKSPVVESTGSGGGHKLFYAGVGPDTPDVTNSSRRMKVEEFETNAKNGVTDITEAKIGFDGIVIAQNIGNADMNLSLKDLALAVLEEVPVDGKLAPNPYKTWKQLNPALPDRKIVIYGPPATSGTRDAFIEMVVEKFTGKDETFKAVLGKDATQYKKIRQDGPYVPAGENDNLIVQKLTKDTEAVGIFGYSFLAENKDRIKGCTVEGNAPTFDNISSAKYPISRALYFYVKDAHVGKIAGLKEYVDLFMSEKMIGDAGYLKTIGLIPLPAAEREKVRKDVTSLKKLTAADLK